AATTAAAGACATATGTAACCTGCATCTTCTTGGCTGAAACATAAGGTGTAGTTTTTAATACATTTCCAAAATAGCCACCTTTTCAATTGCTACAGGATCAGTTGCTTAAGGTCacaattattgtatttttgtttatttacaAAAGTACAAGTAGTTTTGTATGTTTGCTTAAGGCCAAACATAAATCCAAAAAAGTGTGACACCAATTACTAAATAAAATCTAGGATATATAAATAATACTCCTAgttttgtatgttttttttttccagagaCATTCAATCATGCTTCTAGTTCATATTAAGTTATCTTCAAGCTATACCATGGTACAGTTAGATGTGCCCCTAACCAACAGGATTATTACTCAAGCTCAATTACAACTACTGCCACAACCAAATGATTTAGCTACACATGATTATAAGTTCACAATTAGTGAAGCTGGAGCAAGaatttaacaaaacaaaaaccaacttATATATTAAAGTATACAGTAAAGCATAttatacatataaattataactGCATTTGTGTTAGGATCAAGGGCCTGTATCACCCCAAAATTTTCAACACCACCATGATAACTCTAAATTCTACTGTGGCTATGAATTGTAAATCACAAGTTCCGGTTCTACACATAGAGTTCGGCGTTCTGCTGCAATGGTGCATAAAACACAACTTAGCTAACTAGTTGTAGCTAAGAGTTTGTCAAATGTCACATTGTCATAGACAGGCAATGAGTTCACAAATGAAACTCACGCCCCTTTTAGTGCCAACATTTCTTAATTTGATTGCAAAAATGAaagaacatcaaaagttaatgGAAAATAAAACCAACAAAGAAATCAATTCAGAACATATAGCAGGAAGAAAAGCAGATAAATTACTGTAGAGAACAAACTGTAGTAATagagaaatcaaatcaaattaataaaatacctATTAAGCTAATATCCATCCTCTTTATCCTGAGATGACAAATCAACATATGAAGCAATCCTAGcacaaaacacaaacaaacaaattagatACCTTTCTTTGGAATATATTTCAACGGATTAGATACCTTGTTTGAAAGACTGAGCCCAATAGTGTCATTGTGTGTGGAAAATGGGTATTAGGTGGTGATGAAATTAGGAGTGAATGTGAATTAAGAGTAGCAACAAAAGATTGAACTGATTAGAGGAACGAAAGGTACACAAGAATTAGATGGAACAAGAGGAACCCAAATGAACGAAAGGAAACCAGACAAACACAAGAATGAGAGGAACccaaatgaaagaaagcaaCCTAGACGAACGAAAGTAACCCAGATGAACGATAGATCAAGAAAAATTCGGGAGCAAAAACGAACAACAGAAACACTAGAAGAACACAAaaatgaaattagggttttgctTAAGAGCGAATGTGAAATAGAATTAGGTCTTCTTTGTGGAAATGAAATTGCAGTTAGGGTTTTGTCAAAATCGAATTAGGGAAATTTTATTTGAGAGGGAAATGATGGGGGGAAGTGAAAATGGAAATTAGGGAAATTTTGGAGTTGGAGGGATTCTTCAAGTGAAAGTAAAGTTTTGGTTCCAATACAAATAACAGagaaaaaattttgttttaattattattttttatttagagacTGAATTAATTTGGTCTCCACTCTCATCCGTCTCTATATTCTGTCTCTGCATAAATTTGgtttatttcttaaaataatttagacATTTTAGACACGGATTTAGAGACCGAAAAAAACTGTGACGGGCATATCTGTCTCTATAATTCGTCTctaatatgaaattttcaaatgtGGTCTCTAATCATTATATTTCGTCTCTAATTCTGTCTCAATTAGTGACAAATTAAATTCTGTCTCTAAATTCCGTCGTTATTTAGAACTTTTCTAGTAGTGGGAGTCACTTCACATACTAGACTCAAGTCTcgaaattcttcaatcaactctaactctttcaccattagtgatgacatgtgcaacgatttcctactcaacgcatcggccaccacattagcttttccggggtgataactcaaatcaaagtcatagtccttcaaaaattcgagccatcttctttgtctcatattcaactccttctgatcgaatagatacttcaaactcttgtgatcactaaagacttcaaacttcgatccatacaagtaatgcctccataccttcaatgaaaacacaactgcggctaactcaagatcgtgtgtcggatagttcctctcgtgaaccttcagttgtctcgacgcatacgctaccacttgacctttttgcataagcacacctcctagtcccatcttcgaagcatcacaatacacgacgaaagattccttagcatccggtaaaatcaacacaggcgcggtagtcaacctcttcttaagctcttgaaaactttcttcgcacttcacatcccaaacaaacgcttgatccttccgagtcaactgcgtcaaaggcaaagccaacttcgaaaatccttcaatgaaccttctataataaccggccaatCCAAGAAAGCTTCTTATCTCAGAAACAGACTCTGGCGTTCCCCATTGCAATACGGCATCAACTTTCGCTGGGTCAACcgctattcctccacttgaaatcacatgaccaagaaaacttacttctttcaaccaaaattcacacttcgataatttggcatacaacttcttctccttcaaaacttgcaaaacaatccgcaaatgctccttatgttcctcttcggactttgagtaaactaaaatatcatcgatgaataccactacaaacttatccaagaatgaatgaaaaatcctattcatgtactccataaaaacaccaggtgcattggtcacaccaaaaggcatcaccgaatattcataatgaccatacctcatcctaaaagcagtctttggtatatcCTCCGTTTTCACTCgaatctgatggtatccggatctcaaatcaatcttactaaaaacgcaagctccaaccaattgatccattaaatcacctatcctcggaagtggatacttattcttgatcgtcactttgttcaactgtcggtagtcaatacacaacctcatactcccttctttcttcttaaccaacaacacaggtgcaccccacggcgatacactaggtcgaataaacttcttctcaagtagttcttctagttgcttcttcaactcattcaactctgacgctgacattctatacggtgccatagatatcgggctagtaccaggtaccaaatcgatcgtaaactctacttctctcttcggcggtacatctgacacgtcttccggaaatacatcgggaaattcacaaacaaccggtaactcttccaccttaacttcaccttccatcttcaaggatgcaaacaacGCATACACCTCTACAAGTTCCTTCAACGACTCTACTACTTCCttcttactcatcaaatgcaaactctCCTCCGGTTTAGGAAATACAATGGTCTTCTCACAACAATTGATATGGACTCGATTAAATATCAACCAGTTCATACCAAAGATAACATCTATTccactaagttggatacacactaggtccattccaaagtgtctaccaaacacggttacgggacagtcacgacatacgagacgggtagttacagaaccattagcaggagtttctatttccatacgaccagacatttcagacacaggtaaactaagacgcttcatgcaatcaacggatataaaagaatgtgttgctcccgtatcaataatcgcaattaaaggagtgttatagatgaaacacgtacctctaatgagattatctccctgatccgcatcatctccactcaaggaaaacacctttcccatagtcttcttcggcttcttgcacataggactcttgtgaccctcttcaccacaattgaaacaagtcACTTTCACTTGACAAACATCCGACTTATGTCCTAGCCTCCCACAGttgaaacacttgtccaccttctttgggcactcataagacttatgacccaactcaccacacttgtagcattgtccaccacctctcttctttccaccactaGACTCAACAACCTTCTTCCCCTTGTCACCATAAggcttcccacggtcttgacctTTTCCTCTCTTGTCACTCATGGCCTTGTAGTAATTAGTTTTggcctttccatcatcatcacaaatacggcacttatccaccaaagttgcaaagtctcggatttgagaaaatccgataagatgcttgatgtccgggcgcaacccactttcaaacttgacacacttagcCTCCTCAGCGTCcacggtgttgtagtgtggactaaacgcacaAAGTTCTtcaaacttcacggaatactctgccacagacatgttcccttgcttgagttccatgaactccaccactttcttgttcctaatatcagccggaaagtacttcctcaagaactctcctttgaacatctcccaagtgattaccacaccaccaattcccatcctcagcttagcattcttccaccacttgttagcttcctcacgaagtacataagtacccaaggtcaacttactctcctcggtacacctcatagcctcaaagacaatctcaacttcctctaCACACTTGACAGCAGCATCTGGAGCATAGCCTCCAGTGAAAAGTGTCGGATTATGCCTCATGAATCTCTctaacctcatctcatcttctctcccgggttgatgatctctagccacgatgttggtcaaagtagctatcgcatctgccatctgattgttagcccttccagccatgatcctgaacaaccaaccaatccaagaacagacttagaaaggtaatatcaacagtgttatctctacacaagttgaatatatgggtaactaatcctaattggttccacatgaaccgaccttgctctgataccactattgtaacacccaaaccccttaacgcgtatttattgaatataaataaataaaacacttaagaaaattcaggcgtcacatgttataatacaaaaccacggcataattaaatcaatcatgctagcacagcggaaattaaaaacgatatttatcataatgtatatcatacaatgatcataattgttcacacaatatccctaggctctaggccatatcaacaaaggatattatgtttacaacccaaaagataggattagcaaagttaaatatgccatcacgggcttagaTACAAATCAAGCGAATATCCCATCACGGTATtacacctaatcagagcaactcTATACAACCCGTCAAAagagatatacaaatatatctaaaggagtagtctaagctaaactcctcaccaaaaagcgtaCTACACGAGCACGAGCAACCTCTAACtttgatcgggatcctcaacctgagaatctgaacccccaacggtccagcacataacacaaagcatgagagttagatcacataatcaaaatataagtgtaagcaaaaggtacttaaacactccttcaacaacaacaagcatattcataatttataaacatgcatcaccattaactactcaattacaagtactaaacatgtataatcaagtaccaaataatcaatctacaattcattacacttagccaaattatatgtcacatatcacttatcaagtaatgcacacacatataacctaatgcaactctaatgcttcaacttcatgaatgtcaatcctagacattactaatgcatgtggtaccatcttctttattagagtatctcacctctaatatccttctttatcggataaatataatccgatatacttctttattggaatatccaatatcctatttaattcatgaatgcatgtatatgtgttcatgaattcactcacaaataattagcataagctcttcatttactatgtggaacactatccaacatacttcatcattaagatttaacaaaaccttaatattcttcatttatacttcatacatgattaacaatcattataagcttcaacaagcatcaacaatcatcaacaatcatgtaagaataagccactgattgaaaatacatgcaaaggaagatggcatatgaaaaattggtgaaaactgcagtatttccgcctggggcggaaatttttacgtttgaggcgtAAGTTTACGTTTTAGGCGCAAaaatttacgtttgaggcgcagaaaagtctgaaaggttggctgctcactgctcttccgtttcaggcggaaattattgcgcctgaggcggaaaaacatgcgttttctacacaaaaacgcccaaaaatctcatttttcatgttataaatcccaaaagagtttgtattcaagcaaaacaaacatatttaaacacaaaaggacggttcatttctcagatctacgccataaacatcgaaaaagtaaagattgacactttttcatcaaaactctcaagaacacaaagttcttgagtttaatccattagaaaactcgttttaaaccattatttccgttcattaatcatgttacaagcatgttaaacatattaagaaacTTAGGAatgatttccatcaagaaaatccattccaatctaaaacgaaaatggggtggaggaagttcgggtaaggagaaatcgacattctccccttcctcgaatCACCCACGActatggaacctactctcatacctggattcaaagaaaactcgaagatttgatcttgattctcctcactttcctttgccctagctcttgagctctcttctctctccaactctctctcaagaacacaaaactatgagaaatgaaatgttctcttctccccctcatggccatatggcgccacctcacacacacaaggcccattgggcctcaagcccaattggcttgtcccaataacacgataactcacactactcgcttaataactaaagtattcgataaataactctagttattaacttaattaaaatttctacgttaataaaatattttaacacataaaaattattaatttgaaaattgggtcgttacactttGCGCTACATCTACATTAAACTTAAGAGTATCTATAGGAGGGAGCTCCCATCTAATAGGAATGATGGAGCAAAAGCTCTCCATATAAGCCGCGGGTTTAATAATACTATTAACTACCATTTCCACTTGGTTAGCTATATGAAGAAGCCAAATGTGTCGAAGGTTGGAATACTAATTAAAAACCAATCATTACGATCCTTCCACAATGATTTGATAGAGACGCCAAAAACAGTCACCCAATTccaagtgtattttcaatatcTCCATTATCAAGGTACCATTCAAGCCAAGACATGAGATCCATGCTAAATAATTTTGCCCAATTACCAGGTTTGATAATTGAGGaccaaaatttcattatttcttCGAAGTCTCTTAATACATGCATAATGGATTCAAGTCCTTGTTGGCGCTGGGGACAACTATTGCCATTTGTCATATTGATATTGTGGTTCTCTTCATTAGTCATAAGACTACCACGAGCCACTTTCCGGAAAAAAGAACGAATCCTATTAGGACCTTTCCATTTCTAAACTAGATTTCTATTAGGACATTtccatttataaattttttaggtaTATTTGAATGTACTTACTATAAATTAGtgaaaaaaatgatgaacatgatgcagatgaggatgaataagataaaaaaaattacggatatttaaaaagactattgaaataataaatttgtcttaAAAGTGTGTGACTATTATTAAATTACCCTGTATttactattgatttttttttgtgtgaaccGGATATCGTCTGCACGcaattgcagagactaatcccacGAGCCATGTGGGACCCAAATGGCGACAAGCTCTCCCTATGAATTTTAACGTTGCTACATATCCAAGCGAGATATCAAACTCAGAACCTTGATTAAGTTAGAAGAGACTCGTGCTATATCATATCAGCGCTCTTGATATTTATTGTTAactttacatatatataaattgatagtagtattaataagagatgtatttaaaaattaataataattgcacctaaaaatttataaaaaagagacaaactatttttgaaaaaaagtctTATAATTGAAAACCTTGGAAGAATTTGATAGAATAGAATATTCATGTGATTAagtataattatatttgtaattattttatttatgattgtCATTATTCATAGGTTATTATTagtgtatatataaaaataattacaaataaatacaaatataattatactTAATAACATGAATATTCTATTCTATATGTATtcacaacaattttattttccaaagctaacattttttaaaaagggGGAATGATTTTGGGCATTAGCTGCTATAAATCAACCCTCACACTCACATAACACCATCATCACTTCACTTTCCTTTCCTCTCCTATCCCTTTCTAGATTACTTTCTCTTACAAAGAGAAATGGCCAAAACCCTTGCAATGTTGCTTCTTTTCCTTCAACTAACCTCTTTCATTGCATTTGCCGAACACCTTGAAACTCTTCTACCAACTTACCCCTCCTCATCACTCACATTCTCCACTTCACCCTCCAACTAAATCACCACATCATCCACCGTCTAACGCCCctcaccaccatcatcaccaCCATAATCACACACCATCCCCTGCTCCTTCCCCTATTTCTCACACTCCTTCACACCCTCCTCACCATTCTACCCCTGTTCCTGCTAAACCACCAACTggtcaccaccaccatcatcacccACCTGCTTATGCTCCTGTTAAGCCTCCTATTCACACTCCCGTTGTTCCAACACACCCACCATTGCACCCCCCTGTTCCAGCTCACCCACCATTGCATCCTTCTCCTGTTCCTAGACGCTTTATAGCTGTTCAAGGTGTTGTTTATGTCAAATCTTGCAAGTATGCTGGTGTTCATACTCTCTTGGGAGCTAAAGCACTTCATGGTTTGTTTCTCAACTTTTAACttcactatttttgttttctcagTAATGTCATTCTCATAGATCTTTTGTGATACAGTGATATTtcaacttttgtatattttgtaCACTTTCCCAGTAatgtcattatttttctttttgttgctaaaaGACAATGaccattattaattttgttttcaaaattgaatattGAAGGTGCCGTTGTGAAGCTACAATGTAACAGCACAAAGTACAAGTTTGTTCAAACACATAAGACTGATAAGAATGGTTATTTCTTCATTGAAGGCCCAAAGAGTATCAAAACCTATGCACCTCATAAGTGTAATGTTGTTTTGGTTAGTGCTCCAAATGGGCTGAAGCCTTCAAATCTTAATGGTGGGCTTACTGGTGCTGCTCTTAGGTCCGGGAAACCTTATGTGTCTAAGGGTCTTCATTTCACTATTTACATTGTTGGGCCTCTTGCATTTGAGCCCAAATGTCCTCGTTAATTAAGatgattaaaatattaaaaaaattaatttcgagtttatttataaattagattATTGTGTTTTAGTGTTAGGAGGTTGGTTTCATCTTGTGTTAAAAATATGGTGTTTACTTTTGAGCTTGAATCATCACTACATGATAAAGAGTG
This portion of the Trifolium pratense cultivar HEN17-A07 linkage group LG3, ARS_RC_1.1, whole genome shotgun sequence genome encodes:
- the LOC123914877 gene encoding uncharacterized protein LOC123914877; the encoded protein is MTNGNSCPQRQQGLESIMHVLRDFEEIMKFWSSIIKPEYSVKFEELCAFSPHYNTVDAEEAKCVKFESGLRPDIKHLIGFSQIRDFATLVDKCRICDDDGKAKTNYYKAMSDKRGKGQDRGKPYGDKGKKVVESSGGKKRGGGQCYKCGELGHKSYECPKKVDKCFNCGRLGHKSDVCQVKVTCFNCGEEGHKSPMCKKPKKTMGKVFSLSGDDADQGDNLIRGTCFIYNTPLIAIIDTGATHSFISVDCMKRLSLPVSEMSGRMEIETPANGSVTTRLVCRDCPVTVFGRHFGMDLVCIQLSGIDVIFGMNWLIFNRVHINCCEKTIVFPKPEESLHLMSKKEVVESLKELVEVYALFASLKMEGEVKVEELPVVCEFPDVFPEDVSDVPPKREVEFTIDLVPGTSPISMAPYRMSASELNELKKQLEELLEKKFIRPSVSP